Sequence from the Nocardia cyriacigeorgica GUH-2 genome:
ACCGGCGGACCCCGCGACTATCCTCTGTATCCGATTCACGATGTATCAGCTCTCGATGCTGTATCCGCTTTCGCGATGTCATTGGCTCTCCCAATCGTCGGAAGGATCGAATCGTGAGGAGTCGAGCACGTGGCTTGACCGCGGCATTGGCCTGCTCCCTCGCTCTCGTCGGCGGCGCGCTCTGCGCCCCGCAGGTCGTGGCCCAGCCGGCGACCGGGATCGCCGGCGCCGAGTTCTATATCCCGCCCGCCCCGCTGCCCGGTGGCCCGGGGACCATCGTGCGCGCCGAGCCGTCGCACCTGGCGTTGTCGATGGGTGCGATGCCGGCGTCGGCGACTCGGGTGATGTACACCAGCAGCGACACCCATGGCGCTGCGGCCGCGGCGGTGGGTACGGTCCTGATGCCGGCGATGCCGTGGACCGGACCGGGACCGCGGCCGCTGGTTGCCTACGCGGGTGGCACTAAGGGGCAGGGTGATCAGTGCGCGCCCTCGAAACTGCTCGCCCAGTTCATCCATTTCGAGCCGCCGGTCAACCTGATCTTCGAGTACGACGTGGTCGCGTTGTATTCGCTGCTGTCGCGTGGCATGGCGGTGGTGATCACCGATTATCAAGGGCTCGGCACGCCGGCCGTGCACGGCTTCCTCAACCGGAAAGAGCAGGCCCACGCGGTGCTCGACTCCGCGCGAGCGGCGTTGCGGCTGCCCGGCACCGGTCTCGGCCCGGATTCGCCGGTGCTGCTCTATGGCTATTCCCAGGGCGGTATGGCCGCTGCCGGTGCCGCCGAACTGCATCCGAGCTATGCCCCGGATCTCAATGTGCGCGGCGCCTACGTCGGCGCACCGGTGGTCGATGACCGCGCCTTCATCGCCCACAACGACGGACGGGCCGCCGCAGCACCCACCCACGCCTGGATCCTCAACGGGATGGCCGCGGCGTATCCGGAGGTGCGTTCGGCCTTGGACGCCGAGCTCAACGACACCGGCAAGGCCATCCTGCGGGATTCGGAAAGCAAGTGCGCCATGCCCGTCGGAATGGCGCAAAACCATCCGAATACCGCGCAGTGGACCAGCAGCGGTCAGCCGCTGGCCGCGGTGATCGACCGGAATCCCGCGTTGCGGGCGGCGTTCGCCGAACAACGCGTCGGTTCGCTCACCCCGTCGGCCCCGGTGCTCATCGCCGCGGCCCACAACGATGAGGGTGCGCCGTTCCCGCCGATTCACGCCACCGCGGCCGACTGGTGCGGTGGCGGGGCGGCGGTGCAGTTGGAGGCCAATGCCTCGATTCCCCCGATAACCGGTGTCGCGGGCACCCATGTGCTGGCGTTCTTCCCGGCACTGGATTCCTCGCAGCAGTGGATCACCGATCGGCTCGCGGGTAGGCCGGCACCGTCGAATTGCGGTGCGCTGCCCTAGATCTGAGGATCCGGGCCGGTGGCCGTCGCGACCTCCGGTCCGCTCCGGGATCTACCCGCGCAACGTTCGCTACTGATGGCCATCCGTTCTACCCCCGGCAAGCTGTGTTCGCCGAGGGTTCTCACGAAGGAGTCCGCGATCAGCCAGAACCGCAAATCCGGCAACCGCACCGGTACGCGCGGACGTGCGCCGATCGGTCGCCCGCACATCGTGGTCGATCGAATCGAAATCGTCACCGTGCACGGGACGCTCGGTCTGCGCTTCTCCGACACCGCGGGCGAACCGTTCTCGATCGTCCTGCCCGCGGATTTCGCCGCCAATGCGCTCGGCCCGCTGCGCTCGGCCATCCTGGAAGCCGAGGAAGCCTATTGGACGCTGGTGCCTGCGCTCGTGCGTTCGTTCGGTACCGACGAACCACGCGCCGTCGCCGAGCACATGGCCGCCTGGCATCGGGACCAAGGCTGGGATCGCGTCATCGATGTTGCGACCGCCGAGGACCCCGCACCGATCACCCTGCTCACCCACGCCGGTCACGTGGGCGTCTGCGCCGATCCGCCGTACACCGACGCGCCCCTGCTGGCCATCTTCGACCCGCTCCAATTGCGCCGTGTCGAGCCCGGCATCGTCTCGGCCCTGGGCCAGGCCTTACGAGAACAAGGCACGCGGCATTGGAGCCAACGGGTTCGCGCCGCCCGCCGCGACATCGACAGCCGTCGGTGGATCATCCCCGGCGACTATCGCGATCCCGCCCCCGACGCCGCCGCGGCCCACATGCGGGACCGCTACGTCGAATACCTGCGCCGTTCGCCGGTCAACCCGGGAGTGTGAGCGCGGCCGTCACTGCTCGCGGGTGTAGGACATGATCACCCGCAGCACCAGGTCGACCCGCAGCTCCTGGGCCTCGGCGCTGTCGGGCTCCATCAGCACCTGCACCGTCGTCCCGTCGTGCACCGCGATCAACGCGCGTCCCAAGGCCTTCGGGTCGGTGACCGTGCGGCCGATCCGGTTCAGCAGGGTCTGCACCACCGGCATCAGCGCGGCGATGATCGCCTCCTCCCGCGCGACCATCCGGTCCCGCAGTTCCGGATTGCGCAGGGCGTGCGCGGTCACCTCCAGGCTGATCCGCTGCCACTTGTCATCCAGCGGGACCGCGCGCAGGAAATGCTCGACCACCTCGCGCACCTCGCGAACGTCGGTGCCCGGATCCTCGCGCAGCATCGCCGTCACATCGCTGAGCAGCTGCGCCGACTGCTGCTCCCACATCGCCAGGAAAAGCTCGTCCATGGAGGTGAACTGGGAATAGAACGCGCCGCGGGTGTAGCCCGCGCGTTCGCAGATGTGGTCGGGTTTGGTGCGGCCGAAGCCCTGTTCGGCGAAGACCTCGTAGGCCGCGTCGAGCAAGCGCTGGCGAGTTTCGGCGCGCCGCTTGGTCACTCGGCGGCCGGTGGCGCGCTGTCCGTTCGTCGCTGTCGCGGCGACCTCTTCCGAAGGTGGCACGGCGTGTCCTCTCTGTCCGAGCGTGATCTTATCCAATGCATTGGATGCAGATGTGAATCTGATGCGATAACGTATCCCCCGTGTATTCATCGAGCGTCGCGGCACCGATCGTCGGTCGGGCCGAGGCGCGGTGCGGGGAGTCGAGTGGGGGCGAGAAGGTCGGCGATTGTGCCCGCTCGGGCACTGCGAGGTGCTTAGGTTGGAACGCAGGCGATGGGCGGCCCAGTAACCGCCGGCCGTCGGTGCGACGATGCGAAGGAACAACATGACACAGAACAGTCCTGACTCGGCGTTCGACGCCGAAGTGATCGTGGTCGGTGCGGGGCTGGCCGGATTGGTCGCGACCTATGAGCTGGTCCAGGCCGGTCGGCGGGTGCTGGTGCTGGACCAGGAGAACCGCAACAACCTCGGTGGTCAGGCGTTCTGGTCATTGGGTGGACTGTTCTTCGTCGACAGCCCCGAACAGCGCCGCCTCGGTATCAAGGATTCCTATGAGCTCGCGCTGCAGGACTGGATGGGGTCGGCCGGCTTCGACCGCGACGACGAGGACCACTGGGCGCGGCAGTGGGCGCGCGAATACGTCCGCTTCGCCGCCACCGAAAAGCGCGACTACCTGCGTGCGCTCGGGCTGCGGGTGACACCGCTGGTCGGCTGGGCCGAACGTGGCGGCGCCACCGCCGACGGCCACGGCAACTCCGTGCCCCGCTTCCACCTCACCTGGGGTACCGGACCCGAGGTCGTACGGGTATTCGCAGAACCCGTGCTGGATGGCGAACGAAAAGGGCTGGTGCGCTTCGCATTCCGGCATCGCGTTGATGAGTTGGTCGTCGAGGACGGCGCCGTCACCGGTGTTCGGGGCAGCGTGCTCGAGCCGACCGACCTCGAACGCGGCAAGGCCTCGTCGCGGACCGTGGTGGGCGAGTTCGACTTCCGCGCAAAAGCGGTGGTCGTCACCTCCGGCGGGATCGGGCACAACCACGAGCTGATCCGCAAGAACTGGCCCGCCGATCGGCTGGGGCCGTGCCCGAAGACGATGATCTCCGGCGTGCCCGCCCATGTGGACGGCCGCATGCTCGGCATCAGTGAGGCCGCGGGCGGCGCCATCGTCAACCGGGACCGGATGTGGCACTACACCGAGGGCATCATCAACTGGGACCCCATCTGGCCCGACCACGCCATCCGGATCATCCCCGGACCGTCGTCGCTGTGGTTCGACGCCAACGGAAAACGCCTGCCCGCACCGTGTTTCCCCGGGTTCGACACCAACACCACCATGAAGGCGATCCTGGCCACCGGCCACGACTACTCCTGGTTCGTGCTCACCCAGTCGATCATCGAGAAGGAGTTCGCGCTCTCGGGTTCGGAGCAGAATCCCGATATCACCGGCAAGGACATGAAACTCACCCTCAAGAGCCGGGTGGCCAAGGGCGCGCCGGGCCCGGTCGAGGCGTTCAAACAGCACGGTGCCGATTTCGTCGTCGCCGATACCCTGCGCGAACTCGTCGACGGGATGAACAAGATCGCTCGCGGCCCGCAACTGGACTACGACGACCTGGAACGCCAGATCGTGGCCCGCGACCGCGAAGTGGCCAACAAGTTCTCCAAAGACGCGCAGATGATGGCGATCACCAACGCCCGCCAGTACTTCGGCGACAAGGCCGGCCGCGTCGCCAAACCGCATCGCATCCTCGACCCGGCGGCGGGCCCGTTGATCGCAGTCCGGCTCAACATCCTCACCCGCAAGACCCTCGGCGGCTTGCAGACCGACCTGAAATCGCGGGTCATGCGCCCCGACGGCGAACCGCTGCCCGGCCTCTACGCCGCCGGTGAGGTCGCCGGCTTCGGCGGTGGCGGGGTGCACGGATACAACGCGCTCGAGGGCACATTCCTCGGTGGGTGCATCTTCTCCGGCCGTGCGGCCGGTCGCGCGATTGCGGCCGAATTGGGTTGAGGCATGCCGCTCCGCTTGCCGGCTGGTGGTGCGGCCGGCGGAGCTCGACAAGGGGGTGCAGTGCGGTGATAGTTGCTCCGGTCGCGAGCCCACGCCCGCACCGCCTCGTCGTCGGTGAGCCGCAGCCCGATACCGGTGCGGTGGCGCGCACCTGCAGGGCAGGCCGTTGTAGCCGACGGGTCGAGTATCGAGGAGCCGGCGGGGCCGATCCGGTGGCGGTCACCGTGGACGGGCGCATCGATCACGGGGTCAATGGCTTCGGCCCAGCACGTGACGCAAAGCCGATTCCAGATCGGGTGTCCGGAACGGATGTTCGGCGCGAAGCAGTAGCTGCGGCGTGACGCGCTGGCTCGCCGCCGCGAGTTCGTGCGCACCCTCCCGGCCGAGGAGCAGCGCGGGTCCGAAATCCGGTACCGGTACCGGCGTCGGGCGACCCAGCACTCGGCCGAGGGTGCGGGTGAATTCCGCATTGCGCACGGGCTCGGGTGCGACGGCGTTCACCGGTCCGCGCAGTGCGCCGTCCCACAGTGCGCGGTGGTAGATATCGATCAGATCGTCGATGCCGATCCACGACATCCATTGGCGCCCATCCCCGATCCGTCCACCCAGTCCGGTCGCGAACAGCGGCCGCACCAGTCGGAGGGTGCCGCCGCGCGGTGATTGGACGATGCCGGTCCGCACGGTTACCATGCGGGTGATTCCGGTGGCGGCCGCTGCGGCGGCGTCCTCCCACTCGGCGACGACGTCGGCCAGGAAGCCGTCTCCGCGCGGGCTGGTTTCGGTGAGGACCTCGTCGCCGCGGTCGCTGCCGTAGTAGCCGATCGCGGAGGCGCACACGAACGTGGGCACGCCGGCGGCGGCACTGAGTTCGGCCAGGGCGCGAGTAGGGGCGACGCGGCTGTCCCGGATCGAGCGTTTGTGCTCCACGGTGAATCGACCCGCGATCGATGCACCCGCCAGATGAATGACGGCATCCACGCCGGCGAGTAGATCCTCGTCCGGACGGTCTGGGTTCCATCGCCGTTCATCCGGGCCATGGGGCTCTCGGCGCACCAGGCGAACGACCGTGTGCCCGCCCGCGCTGAGGAAGGCCGTCAGTGCGGACCCGATCAACCCCGACGAGCCGGTTACCGCGATCGTCGACGGACCCAACCCGTGTGCCGCCGCCCGGGCGTGCGCGGCAAGATCGTGGGTCAACTGCCGGTACCGATAGGCGAACATCGGCCGCAGCATCGCGGCAGGAAGCCAGCTATCCACGCGGTCGATCACGCGGGTATGGGTGGGATCGACCTCGGCGAATTCATGGGTGTGCCGCCAGGGCAGCGCGGTGGCCAGGGGAACCGAGGCCACCCCGTCGCGCGAGATCCGATCCGCGAACCGCGCCGGCGGATCGTAGGCCTCGGGTTGATGCCGGGCGATCCACCGCAGTCCGCCGGGTAGAGCGAGCACCGCTCGCCCGTCCGCGAGCGAGCAGGTCTCCTCGACCAGCCGCACCGGCTGCCACGGCGGAGCCAGGCGGGCGAACGCCCCGGGCCTCGCGAACCACGCGAAGACTTCGGATCGAGGAACCGCGACCACAGCCGAACACTCGATGCTCATCCCTCGAATCTACGCACTCGATCGCCACAATGCATCGTTTATGCATCGATTTGCCGGTACCGTGAGGAGTGACCGGACGGCTACCTCGGTCGCTCGTCCGGCTGAACAGACACCCCGGCCGTCGCGGATGCCACGGTCGACAAACCGAAGGAGACTTCGATGAGCAACCGTCTGCCGGTGCGCGCCCTCTTCGCCGCAGCCGCCGGAACTGCCGCCCTGACCACCGCCGCCCTGACCACCGCCGCCCTGATCGCCGCACCCACCGCCGCCGCACAATCGATGGCCTCCTGCCCGGTCCCCGGCGCAGGCGCGGTCTCCGTCGACGCCGCCTCCGGAAGCTGCGCAGCCCGCAGCACCGACGGCGCCGCAGCCGCCGCCTACGGCGTGGGCGGCACCGCCACCGCCGACGCGGGCTCGACCAGCCTGTCGCTGGCCATCGCCCAGAATGGCGGCACCGCCATGTCGAGCTCCCAGTTCCTCTCCGGCCCAGCCGCCATCGCCCTCGGCCCCGGCGCCACCGTCACCACCTACGGCGTGCGCCCCGGCCTGTCGATCGGCATCGCCGGCCCCGGCGCCACTGTCGCCGTCACCGGCACCACCACCCCCACCTGCACCGGCGGCTTCGGCTTCGCCGGCGATTTCCAAACCTTCCAGGGGTGCCTATCGATGGGATGAGCGGAAAGGGATCGGCTACCAACGCTTCGCCGAGCCTGCCCGCGACCAAGCCTGTGGGGAGGGCCTCGGATTCAGCCGGTGTGAACAGCAATGCGGGTTCAGCCGCTGCGGCCACCGCTACCCGGCGCTGTGGCCGCAGCGCGACGCTCGATGTCGTCGTTGGCAGCCTCCGGGAACCGCGAAAGCCTGCGAGTTTGAGCCAACTCAACGTCGTTTGAGCTAAGCGCACTACGTCCGAACAGTCTCTTCCTGTCTGTGGCCGCGGCCAAGGGCCACACCCGGCTCACTGAGGTTTATCGCTGGTTTCAGTTCGGACTGGCGGGCGCCGACGACTCCGATTTCGAGCCGCGCCTGCATTTCCCCCTGCATCTGAGTCAGGGGGCCAAGGGCCACGAGGTCGACGCGCGTGCGGTGAATGCGATGCTGGCGTATGCCGATCTGGGGGCTTCGGCGGTCAAGGCGACAAAGATCGACGATGACGAAGCGTCCGAATTCACCCGCATGCGGAAGGCGATCCGGGAAGCGGTCGGCGACAAGGTCGTTTTGTCGACCCCCGCGTTCAAAGATGTGCGGGTCGTCCACCACGTCGGCGATCGAGTCTTCGAGCTGCCCTTGCAAGACGAATCCAGTGGCACGCAGACGTGGATCGGCCTCGCGGGACTCGTGGTCACCGCCCTTGGTCACGGCGCTGTTCTGTGTATCGACGAACTGGACGCGCGGCTGCATCCGCAGCTTGTCGACACTTTCGTCGGGATGTTCATGTCCCCGACTCTGAATCATCGTGGAGCACAGTTGATCTGTAGCACCCATGACGTATCACTCATCGGCAGGCATGCCAAGACCGAGATTTCTCGCGATCAGATCTGGCTTACCGAGAAGGATGCCGCGACCCTTGCTACGGCGGCTACTGTCTCACACACAAGAAGGTCCGCTACGCCGAATTACAGGGCCCGATATCCCGCGGCGCGCCGGCATGCCACAACACTCTGCCTGCCGGACGTCGATGGAATCGCCACCAACCCCTGGACGAATATCCACGAACTTGTCGACCGTGTTCGCACGAACTACAGCGATCTCTGAACTCCTCGGGCCGGTCTCTCGCGGCTCGCGCGCTGGGCTACCGCGTCGTCTCGAGATGGTGAGTGGTAGCCGACCATGATCCGCGCGGGTGCCGGAACCGTCCGGTCTGGTCGACCGGTCAGCGCGCATGCATTCTGCTTTGCCGCGATCGGGGCGGCGATGCCTGGGCGGTAGCCGCGGGCCCTGCTGCACTCGACAAGCTGGTTCGCTCACCGTCTGATTCCCAGGACTGAGAATGGATCGTCGCTGGTCGATGCGGCGTCTGCGTAGCCTGAAAGACCTGCGGACCGCCCGGGGGTGCGGGCCGGATTCCTGTGGTGCGCGAGGGGGGACTTGAACCCCCACGTCCGTGGACACCAGAACCTAAATCTGGCGCGTCTGCCAATTTCGCCACTCGCGCTGATGGTACGACCGTGCAAACTCTACCGGTCTCGGCGCGGATCGCGAAGCGTTGGATGGGCGTGGCGTACTCGCGAGTAACCCCACCAGCGATTATAACGATTAAGTAACGGCCAATATGAGGGGGACTCATGTTTCGTCAAGGGAAACAATGGGGGGACCTGCGGGTTCAAACATGAGGAGGAGTCATGTTTCTGAAGGTTCTGGTACTGACGTACAGAAATACTGGGCGGTAGCCGAGCGGCCGCGGAGCAAACGTGAGGGTTCCCTCATGATTTTGTGCGATCCTCGCCATATCAGGGCCTGTTGGGTGAGGAGTGCGCGCACGAGGACGTGCGGCATCCCCGGACGGCACGTCGCCACGAGAAGGAAGTCGAAGCGTCTTGACGATCAACGAGAGCACCACGGCCGGGACCGGATTTCGCGCACACACGGGTAGGGGCGAAGCCGACGGAACGCGATCGCCCTTGCTGGATCGTCTGCTGAACGGGGCGCCGTACGCGCTGGCGTTCGGCGGTCAGGGGGCCCAGTGGCTGGGCGAGCTGGAGGAGATCGGCCGCGACGCGGCACTGGAACCGGAGCTCACCGCGCTGGTGAACGAGGCCGCGGCGCTGCTCGAGCCCGTTGCCGAGCAGTTGCTGGTGGTGCGGCCGATGGGCTTCGACCCGATCGGCTGGATGCTGGAAGACGAGCTGGTCGACGCCGATCAGGGCGAGACCTCCGCGGCGCCGTCGGAGCAGGTGCTGCGCTCGGCCACCGTGTCGATGCCCGGTGTGATGCTGAGCCAGCTTGCCGCACTGCGCGCGCTGCGGTTGCAGGGCCTCGACCCGGCCGAGCACGCGCCGATGGCGATCATCGGCCATTCGCAGGGCCGGCTGGCCGCCTCGGCGGTGGAAGCGGGCGGCGCGCGTGATGCCGAACTGCTC
This genomic interval carries:
- a CDS encoding DUF6764 family protein, which translates into the protein MSNRLPVRALFAAAAGTAALTTAALTTAALIAAPTAAAQSMASCPVPGAGAVSVDAASGSCAARSTDGAAAAAYGVGGTATADAGSTSLSLAIAQNGGTAMSSSQFLSGPAAIALGPGATVTTYGVRPGLSIGIAGPGATVAVTGTTTPTCTGGFGFAGDFQTFQGCLSMG
- a CDS encoding TIGR01777 family oxidoreductase; amino-acid sequence: MSIECSAVVAVPRSEVFAWFARPGAFARLAPPWQPVRLVEETCSLADGRAVLALPGGLRWIARHQPEAYDPPARFADRISRDGVASVPLATALPWRHTHEFAEVDPTHTRVIDRVDSWLPAAMLRPMFAYRYRQLTHDLAAHARAAAHGLGPSTIAVTGSSGLIGSALTAFLSAGGHTVVRLVRREPHGPDERRWNPDRPDEDLLAGVDAVIHLAGASIAGRFTVEHKRSIRDSRVAPTRALAELSAAAGVPTFVCASAIGYYGSDRGDEVLTETSPRGDGFLADVVAEWEDAAAAAATGITRMVTVRTGIVQSPRGGTLRLVRPLFATGLGGRIGDGRQWMSWIGIDDLIDIYHRALWDGALRGPVNAVAPEPVRNAEFTRTLGRVLGRPTPVPVPDFGPALLLGREGAHELAAASQRVTPQLLLRAEHPFRTPDLESALRHVLGRSH
- a CDS encoding lipase family protein, which encodes MRSRARGLTAALACSLALVGGALCAPQVVAQPATGIAGAEFYIPPAPLPGGPGTIVRAEPSHLALSMGAMPASATRVMYTSSDTHGAAAAAVGTVLMPAMPWTGPGPRPLVAYAGGTKGQGDQCAPSKLLAQFIHFEPPVNLIFEYDVVALYSLLSRGMAVVITDYQGLGTPAVHGFLNRKEQAHAVLDSARAALRLPGTGLGPDSPVLLYGYSQGGMAAAGAAELHPSYAPDLNVRGAYVGAPVVDDRAFIAHNDGRAAAAPTHAWILNGMAAAYPEVRSALDAELNDTGKAILRDSESKCAMPVGMAQNHPNTAQWTSSGQPLAAVIDRNPALRAAFAEQRVGSLTPSAPVLIAAAHNDEGAPFPPIHATAADWCGGGAAVQLEANASIPPITGVAGTHVLAFFPALDSSQQWITDRLAGRPAPSNCGALP
- a CDS encoding FAD-binding dehydrogenase, with the protein product MTQNSPDSAFDAEVIVVGAGLAGLVATYELVQAGRRVLVLDQENRNNLGGQAFWSLGGLFFVDSPEQRRLGIKDSYELALQDWMGSAGFDRDDEDHWARQWAREYVRFAATEKRDYLRALGLRVTPLVGWAERGGATADGHGNSVPRFHLTWGTGPEVVRVFAEPVLDGERKGLVRFAFRHRVDELVVEDGAVTGVRGSVLEPTDLERGKASSRTVVGEFDFRAKAVVVTSGGIGHNHELIRKNWPADRLGPCPKTMISGVPAHVDGRMLGISEAAGGAIVNRDRMWHYTEGIINWDPIWPDHAIRIIPGPSSLWFDANGKRLPAPCFPGFDTNTTMKAILATGHDYSWFVLTQSIIEKEFALSGSEQNPDITGKDMKLTLKSRVAKGAPGPVEAFKQHGADFVVADTLRELVDGMNKIARGPQLDYDDLERQIVARDREVANKFSKDAQMMAITNARQYFGDKAGRVAKPHRILDPAAGPLIAVRLNILTRKTLGGLQTDLKSRVMRPDGEPLPGLYAAGEVAGFGGGGVHGYNALEGTFLGGCIFSGRAAGRAIAAELG
- a CDS encoding TetR/AcrR family transcriptional regulator is translated as MPPSEEVAATATNGQRATGRRVTKRRAETRQRLLDAAYEVFAEQGFGRTKPDHICERAGYTRGAFYSQFTSMDELFLAMWEQQSAQLLSDVTAMLREDPGTDVREVREVVEHFLRAVPLDDKWQRISLEVTAHALRNPELRDRMVAREEAIIAALMPVVQTLLNRIGRTVTDPKALGRALIAVHDGTTVQVLMEPDSAEAQELRVDLVLRVIMSYTREQ
- a CDS encoding AAA family ATPase, translating into MAAAKGHTRLTEVYRWFQFGLAGADDSDFEPRLHFPLHLSQGAKGHEVDARAVNAMLAYADLGASAVKATKIDDDEASEFTRMRKAIREAVGDKVVLSTPAFKDVRVVHHVGDRVFELPLQDESSGTQTWIGLAGLVVTALGHGAVLCIDELDARLHPQLVDTFVGMFMSPTLNHRGAQLICSTHDVSLIGRHAKTEISRDQIWLTEKDAATLATAATVSHTRRSATPNYRARYPAARRHATTLCLPDVDGIATNPWTNIHELVDRVRTNYSDL